A genomic region of Clavibacter michiganensis subsp. insidiosus contains the following coding sequences:
- a CDS encoding aldo/keto reductase — MEQRSLGRTHRNVSVIGLGTWQLGGDWGDVAEDDALAVLDAAADAGITFFDTADVYGDGRSETIIGSWLRAHPDAGVTVATKMGRRDAQDPANFTLDRFREWTDRSRRNLGVDTLDLVQLHCPPTPVFSSDRVYDALDELVADGAIASYGVSVETTDEALLAIARPGVASVQIILNAFRLKPLDRVLPAAVEAGVGIIARVPLASGLLSGRYTAETTFAETDHRNFNRGGAAFDVGETFSGVDYDDGVTAAREFAAAAHEAAPDLTPAQVALAWIVQREGVSTVIPGARNAEQAQANARAGDAPALGEVFERQVADVYDRYFRAAVHPRW; from the coding sequence ATGGAGCAGAGAAGCCTCGGCAGGACCCATCGGAACGTCTCAGTCATCGGACTCGGGACCTGGCAGCTCGGCGGGGACTGGGGTGACGTGGCCGAGGACGACGCGCTCGCCGTGCTGGACGCGGCGGCCGACGCGGGCATCACCTTCTTCGACACGGCCGACGTCTACGGCGACGGCCGCAGCGAGACGATCATCGGATCCTGGCTGCGCGCGCACCCGGACGCGGGCGTCACGGTCGCGACCAAGATGGGCCGCCGCGACGCGCAGGACCCCGCGAACTTCACCCTCGACCGCTTCCGCGAGTGGACCGACCGCTCGCGCCGGAACCTCGGCGTCGACACGCTCGACCTCGTCCAGCTGCACTGCCCGCCCACGCCCGTGTTCTCGAGCGACCGCGTGTACGACGCCCTCGACGAGCTCGTCGCCGACGGCGCGATCGCGTCCTACGGCGTCAGCGTCGAGACGACCGACGAGGCCCTCCTCGCCATCGCGCGGCCCGGCGTCGCGAGCGTGCAGATCATCCTCAACGCGTTCCGCCTCAAGCCGCTCGACCGCGTGCTGCCGGCCGCCGTCGAGGCGGGCGTCGGGATCATCGCCCGCGTGCCGCTCGCATCCGGCCTCCTCAGCGGCCGCTACACCGCCGAAACGACCTTCGCCGAGACCGACCACCGGAACTTCAACCGCGGGGGCGCCGCGTTCGACGTGGGGGAGACCTTCTCGGGCGTCGACTACGACGACGGCGTCACCGCGGCCCGCGAGTTCGCGGCAGCTGCACACGAGGCCGCGCCCGACCTGACGCCCGCGCAGGTGGCGCTCGCGTGGATCGTGCAGCGCGAGGGCGTCTCCACGGTGATCCCCGGAGCCCGCAACGCGGAGCAGGCCCAGGCGAACGCGCGCGCCGGCGACGCCCCCGCGCTCGGCGAGGTCTTCGAGCGCCAGGTCGCGGACGTCTACGACCGGTACTTCCGCGCTGCGGTGCATCCGCGCTGGTAG